One genomic segment of Methanothermobacter wolfeii includes these proteins:
- a CDS encoding BREX system ATP-binding domain-containing protein — MDPENILNALKNGNVPPEGVSEICVGRENEIEEFQKIFERVRGGVAVTKFLNGEFGAGKSFFLKLIEEKALAENFVVSKVTLSRDVPFNKFEVVYRNIARSLTCKTGISLEHIIERWMTKIRTVALRETIDPSQQEQIVRDNIHNDLKEAHKYSASFATAIENYYNLLSKGDHETAKHAIAWLSGETNIPFTIKRKFGVKGDIDKENAFKHLESLSAFLKSLNYAGLVILIDEAEHIMTLHNKKLRDTAYDYMRNIYDACNGGRFRNTLFIFAGTPEFFEDQKLGIPSYTALNERIEDVLHTELKDLRKPIIKLDGFKREDLMELSSRLISMHEELYDWDAGIVRDSLEGIISRHESSAELTGYIPPRIFVKSFISVLDVVQQNPELKTEDEILDLFEEKEEIELEDEDWI; from the coding sequence ATGGATCCAGAGAACATCCTTAACGCCCTTAAAAACGGTAACGTGCCTCCTGAGGGTGTCAGTGAGATATGTGTGGGGCGTGAGAACGAGATTGAAGAATTCCAGAAGATATTTGAGAGGGTAAGGGGTGGTGTGGCTGTAACAAAGTTTCTGAATGGAGAGTTCGGGGCTGGGAAATCCTTCTTCCTGAAGCTAATTGAGGAGAAGGCGCTTGCAGAGAACTTTGTTGTCTCAAAGGTAACCCTCAGCCGTGACGTCCCCTTTAACAAGTTCGAGGTTGTTTATCGTAATATTGCAAGGTCCCTTACCTGCAAGACCGGAATATCCCTTGAACATATAATTGAGCGGTGGATGACAAAGATAAGGACGGTGGCCCTTCGCGAAACTATCGACCCCTCCCAGCAGGAGCAGATTGTGCGGGATAATATCCATAATGACCTTAAAGAAGCCCACAAGTATTCAGCAAGCTTCGCCACGGCCATAGAAAATTATTATAACCTTTTATCAAAGGGGGATCATGAGACAGCAAAGCATGCCATCGCATGGTTGAGTGGTGAGACCAACATCCCATTCACAATAAAGCGAAAGTTCGGGGTTAAGGGCGATATTGACAAGGAAAACGCCTTCAAACACCTTGAATCACTTTCAGCGTTTCTAAAATCCCTTAACTATGCCGGCCTTGTCATACTTATAGATGAGGCAGAGCATATCATGACCCTCCACAACAAGAAGCTCAGGGACACAGCCTACGACTATATGAGGAACATATATGATGCCTGTAACGGCGGAAGGTTCAGGAACACCCTCTTCATATTCGCAGGAACCCCTGAGTTCTTTGAGGATCAGAAGCTCGGGATACCCTCCTACACAGCCCTAAATGAGAGGATAGAGGATGTTCTCCACACGGAGCTGAAGGACCTCAGAAAACCCATAATCAAGCTGGATGGGTTTAAAAGGGAGGATCTCATGGAGTTATCCAGCAGACTCATCTCCATGCATGAGGAACTCTATGACTGGGATGCCGGGATTGTCAGGGACTCCCTTGAGGGCATAATTTCAAGGCATGAATCAAGCGCTGAACTGACGGGTTATATACCTCCAAGGATCTTTGTGAAATCATTTATAAGCGTCCTTGACGTTGTACAGCAGAACCCTGAACTCAAGACTGAAGACGAGATACTTGACCTCTTCGAGGAGAAGGAGGAAATAGAATTAGAGGATGAAGACTGGATTTGA
- a CDS encoding DEAD/DEAH box helicase, with product MSEILNPRLSHFLVNRLGWNKLRDVQRAALEPIMGGDDTLILASTASGKTEAAIIPIFNSMIGEGAEPVCLLYVSPLKALINDMHMRMDSWCSHFNLEAMKWHGDVSGSAKKRFIRDPVEVLLITPESLEVILINRTHDEKRRIFRNLRYIIIDEIHYFIEADRGVQLNSLLSRIESYTDRRPQRIGLSATIGNPDAVMDWMSPGGCSLVKSESDRKLDFRIFNVNLKDPNVEDLEELLDILKRLTGRKVLIFSPSRARAEAYYRIIKEKLDVEVFIHHGSLSKDLREDAEAKFKELSGAFMVSTSTLELGIDVGDIDVVVHLSAPASVNQFLQRTGRSGRKRGSQRTVIFTNGGMDVLIALSTVSLALSGKLENLRIPERPLDIYFHQILSSVFELEKPEPSDIYRLLNRSSVFSRISEDDFHGMIEFMIDEDFLREYGPYIHHGFKFEKTFGKMNFLEFYSVFPPNYEFKVKKGAMTIGTIDAFFAVTYLQRGSVFMLGGDEWIVMDIDYERFTVRVKPYSGNADIPKWNSGGMPVSFEVSRHAYDIILGNFNRDLLRNLDEHSRIKIKNYMGRAESFGLEEGMIPVNMDSTISIYTFAGDRVNKLISDIFALEAENSISNVVNDAFKTSFVANIDYSDILFIMEDIPSIICEDGFPLRLQTHLNNFVKNKFIRYLPENVAAEIIYEILYNPGDLLKLLDENRPVHIDGFGLF from the coding sequence ATGTCTGAAATACTGAATCCTAGGCTCAGCCATTTTCTTGTAAACCGGCTGGGCTGGAATAAACTTAGAGATGTCCAGAGGGCAGCCCTTGAACCCATAATGGGGGGAGATGACACCCTTATACTTGCAAGCACAGCTTCAGGTAAAACAGAGGCGGCTATCATACCCATCTTTAACTCCATGATAGGTGAAGGTGCAGAGCCAGTGTGCCTGCTCTATGTATCGCCCCTCAAGGCCCTTATAAATGACATGCACATGCGCATGGATTCCTGGTGCAGCCACTTTAACCTTGAGGCTATGAAGTGGCACGGTGATGTCTCAGGCAGCGCCAAGAAGAGGTTCATCAGGGACCCGGTTGAGGTACTCCTCATAACCCCCGAGTCCCTGGAGGTCATCCTTATAAACAGGACCCATGATGAAAAGCGGAGGATCTTCAGGAACCTCAGGTACATCATCATAGATGAGATACACTACTTCATCGAGGCTGACAGGGGTGTTCAGCTTAACTCCCTCCTTTCAAGGATAGAGAGCTACACGGACCGCAGGCCGCAGAGGATAGGTCTTTCAGCCACCATCGGGAACCCTGACGCGGTAATGGACTGGATGAGCCCTGGAGGGTGTTCACTGGTAAAGAGTGAATCAGACCGGAAACTGGACTTCCGCATATTCAATGTTAATCTTAAGGATCCCAATGTTGAAGATCTTGAAGAATTGCTTGATATACTCAAAAGACTCACCGGGAGAAAGGTCCTGATCTTTTCACCATCAAGGGCCAGAGCTGAAGCTTACTATAGGATAATAAAGGAAAAACTTGATGTTGAAGTATTCATACACCACGGATCCCTCAGCAAGGACCTTAGGGAGGATGCCGAGGCTAAATTCAAGGAACTTTCAGGGGCCTTCATGGTGAGCACCAGCACCCTTGAACTTGGTATAGACGTGGGTGATATTGATGTGGTGGTCCATCTAAGTGCACCGGCCTCTGTAAACCAGTTCCTCCAGAGGACAGGTAGGAGCGGTAGGAAGAGGGGTTCTCAGAGGACTGTGATATTCACTAATGGGGGTATGGATGTTTTAATAGCTCTTTCAACGGTTTCACTGGCACTTTCAGGTAAACTTGAGAATTTAAGGATACCTGAAAGGCCCCTTGATATCTATTTCCATCAGATCCTCAGCTCCGTCTTTGAACTGGAAAAACCTGAACCCTCTGATATTTACAGACTCCTCAACAGATCAAGTGTATTCTCAAGGATATCAGAGGATGATTTTCATGGGATGATTGAATTCATGATCGATGAGGACTTCTTAAGGGAGTACGGTCCTTACATCCACCATGGATTCAAATTTGAGAAGACCTTTGGAAAGATGAACTTCCTGGAGTTCTATTCAGTATTCCCCCCTAACTATGAATTCAAGGTTAAAAAGGGGGCAATGACCATAGGGACCATTGACGCGTTTTTCGCGGTAACCTACCTTCAGAGGGGGTCTGTTTTCATGCTGGGGGGAGATGAGTGGATTGTAATGGATATTGACTATGAAAGGTTCACGGTTCGGGTTAAGCCTTACAGTGGTAATGCTGATATACCTAAATGGAACAGTGGTGGGATGCCGGTGAGCTTTGAAGTTTCAAGGCACGCCTACGATATAATACTTGGCAACTTCAACAGGGACCTCCTGCGGAACCTTGATGAACATTCACGGATTAAGATTAAGAATTATATGGGAAGGGCTGAGTCATTCGGCCTGGAGGAGGGCATGATCCCAGTTAACATGGATTCAACTATAAGCATCTACACCTTTGCAGGTGACAGGGTTAATAAACTGATTTCAGACATCTTCGCCCTGGAGGCTGAGAACAGCATAAGTAATGTGGTGAATGATGCATTCAAAACTTCCTTCGTTGCCAACATAGATTACAGCGACATCCTGTTCATAATGGAGGATATTCCCTCTATAATATGTGAGGACGGCTTCCCCCTACGCCTCCAGACCCACCTCAATAACTTTGTTAAGAACAAGTTCATCAGGTACCTGCCAGAGAATGTGGCTGCAGAGATAATCTATGAGATCCTCTATAATCCTGGGGATCTCCTGAAGCTCCTTGATGAGAACAGACCAGTCCATATAGATGGATTCGGCCTTTTTTGA